A single genomic interval of Oryza sativa Japonica Group chromosome 7, ASM3414082v1 harbors:
- the LOC4343765 gene encoding zinc finger protein AZF3: MGLNEKPLVPPLSPTPVDFRAHQVFPSKHHDFDTSKSRNISGSVAIGSDSEEEYLATSLLMLAHGIRDETKDIRGMGDVKGVGVDTLELVKPSQRAYECSVCGKVYWCYQALGGHMTCHRNLFAQVVAGDELSSDRTMVVKGHKCSICRLEFPSGQALGGHMRVHYVGGVEGGSVKEKNVVKTKVTGALKLVLKDFDLNVPVVATMVGDEAESSHSEAKARMMTLP, translated from the coding sequence ATGGGGCTAAACGAGAAGCCATTGGTGCCTCCGTTGTCTCCAACGCCGGTGGACTTCCGAGCCCATCAGGTGTTCCCATCCAAGCACCACGATTTTGACACTAGCAAGAGTCGTAACATCTCTGGTAGTGTCGCCATCGGCAGTGATTCTGAGGAGGAGTACTTGGCGACTTCTCTCTTGATGCTCGCACATGGCATTCGGGACGAGACCAAGGACATCCGAGGGATGGGAGACGTAAAAGGTGTGGGTGTTGACACTTTGGAGCTGGTGAAACCAAGCCAACGGGCTTATGAGTGCTCGGTGTGTGGCAAGGTGTACTGGTGTTACCAGGCGTTGGGTGGGCACATGACGTGCCACCGCAACCTATTTGCACAAGTGGTGGCCGGTGATGAGTTGTCCTCCGATAGGACCATGGTGGTTAAGGGGCACAAGTGCTCTATCTGTCGCCTTGAGTTCCCATCTGGGCAGGCGCTAGGAGGACACATGCGGGTGCACTATGTGGGTGGTGTTGAAGGAGGCTCTGTCAAGGAGAAGAACGTTGTGAAGACCAAGGTTACAGGAGCACTGAAGCTAGTGTTGAAAGACTTTGACCTGAACGTGCCTGTTGTGGCAACGATGGTGGGAGACGAGGCTGAGAGCTCACATTCAGAGGCCAAAGCGCGGATGATGACACTCCCCTAA
- the LOC4343764 gene encoding zinc finger protein 1, which translates to MALDGKPPVPPPSTPPMDSWACGGRRSKRRGGGGGSSGSSGSSGGGGGGESEEEYLAACLLMLAHGVRDEAEVVGVAAATAKPQHGYECSVCGKVYGSYQALGGHKTSHRKPPSPAAEPAAGEEPSSGGVAGEAKVHRCSICLRTFPSGQALGGHKRLHYEGGAVGDAVKEKNSLKTKAAVATAVLKDFDLNLPAAATTAGDEAESSPPEAKRARLLLLV; encoded by the coding sequence ATGGCGCTCGACGGGAAGCCaccggtgccgccgccgtccacgccgcCGATGGACTCGTGGGCCTGCGGTGGTCGCCGCTCcaagcgccgcggcggcggcggcgggagcagcgggagTAGTggcagctccggcggcggcggcggcggcgagtccgaGGAGGAGTACCTCGCGGCCTGCCTCTTGATGCTCGCGCATGGCGTCCGCGACGAGGCCGAGGTCgtcggcgtcgcggcggcgacggcgaagccaCAGCATGGGTACGAGTGCTCGGTGTGCGGCAAGGTGTACGGGTCCTACCAGGCGCTGGGCGGGCACAAGACGAGCCACCgcaagccgccgtcgccggcggccgaaccggcggccggcgaagaGCCGTCCTCCGGCGGGGTGGCCGGCGAGGCGAAGGTGCACCGTTGCTCCATCTGCCTCCGCACGTTCCCGTCCGGGCAGGCGCTGGGCGGGCACAAGCGGCTGCACTACGAGGGCGGCGCCGTCGGAGACGCCGTCAAGGAGAAGAACTCCCTGAAGAccaaggcggcggtggcgacagcgGTGCTGAAGGACTTCGACCTGAACCtgccggccgcggcgacgacggcgggggaCGAGGCCGAGAGCTCACCACCGGAGGCCAAGAGAGCACGTCTGCTGCTTCTCGTCTAa